One Halioglobus japonicus DNA segment encodes these proteins:
- the ndk gene encoding nucleoside-diphosphate kinase: MAVERTLSIVKPDAVGKNIIGKIYSRFESNGLQIVAAKMLQLDDVVAGGFYAEHRERPFFKDLVEFMTSGPVVVQVLEGENAIAKNRELMGATNPQEADEGTIRADFASSIDANAVHGSDSPESAAREIAYFFAASEICAR; this comes from the coding sequence ATGGCTGTAGAACGCACCCTGTCCATCGTCAAGCCCGACGCCGTAGGCAAGAACATCATTGGCAAAATTTACTCCCGTTTCGAAAGCAACGGCCTGCAGATTGTTGCAGCAAAGATGCTGCAGCTGGACGACGTGGTTGCCGGCGGTTTTTACGCTGAGCACCGTGAGCGCCCCTTCTTCAAGGACTTGGTTGAGTTCATGACTTCCGGCCCTGTGGTTGTACAGGTACTGGAAGGTGAAAACGCCATCGCCAAGAACCGCGAACTGATGGGTGCGACTAACCCGCAGGAAGCCGACGAAGGCACGATCCGCGCTGACTTCGCGTCCAGCATCGACGCCAACGCGGTACACGGTTCTGACTCCCCTGAGTCTGCTGCTCGTGAAATCGCCTACTTCTTCGCTGCCAGCGAGATCTGCGCACGCTAA
- the iscX gene encoding Fe-S cluster assembly protein IscX: MRWTDITDIAIELTEAHPDVDPLALNFVDLRNWVVALPGFDDDPDRCGEKILEAIQAAWIEEMD; the protein is encoded by the coding sequence ATGCGCTGGACTGACATTACCGATATAGCCATCGAGCTCACCGAGGCTCACCCGGATGTAGACCCCCTGGCGCTCAACTTCGTCGACCTGCGCAACTGGGTGGTTGCCCTGCCCGGTTTCGACGACGACCCGGACCGCTGTGGCGAGAAAATCCTCGAGGCCATTCAGGCCGCCTGGATCGAAGAAATGGACTGA
- the fdx gene encoding ISC system 2Fe-2S type ferredoxin, whose protein sequence is MTRIVVLPHENLCPEGAVLEAEPGESVCRALLRNEIEIEHACEMSCACTTCHVVVREGYDSMEEPDELEDDYLDKAWGLEPDSRLSCQAIVADEDLVVEIPKYTINMVSERH, encoded by the coding sequence ATGACCCGCATTGTGGTCCTGCCCCATGAGAACCTATGCCCTGAGGGCGCCGTGCTCGAAGCTGAGCCCGGCGAGAGCGTATGCCGGGCGCTGTTGCGCAACGAGATCGAGATTGAGCATGCCTGTGAGATGTCCTGCGCCTGCACAACCTGCCATGTCGTTGTGCGTGAGGGCTATGACTCAATGGAGGAACCGGATGAGCTCGAGGACGACTACCTCGACAAGGCCTGGGGCCTGGAGCCGGATTCGCGCCTGTCCTGCCAGGCGATTGTGGCCGATGAAGACCTCGTGGTAGAAATCCCCAAGTACACCATTAACATGGTGTCAGAGCGTCACTGA
- the hscA gene encoding Fe-S protein assembly chaperone HscA has product MALLQIAEPGQSPVPHQTRRAVGIDLGTTNSLVATVRGGRAEALPDHDGAVMLPSVVNYSSALPVVGVPAQALASAHPADTLVSVKRFMGRGRDEAQADAERSHYQLAESDEGMVRFVTTAGEISPVQASSEILNSLRLRAEETLGGTIEGAVITVPAYFDEPQRHATKDAATLAGLPVLRLLNEPTAAAVAYGLDSQEEGVIAVYDLGGGTFDISILRLHRGVFEVLATGGDTALGGDDFDAAIAGWALEQAGIETIEAGQHRALFSLSRAAKEQLSERESVELALADIVPGAPTLTLDRTAFEALVQPLVKRTLRACRRCLRDAEVDEVANVVMVGGSTRVPMVREAVGEFFTREPLIDIDPDKVVAVGAAIQADILAGNRPEGDLLLLDVLPLSLGLETMGGLVEKIIPRNTTIPVTRAQDFTTYKDGQTALAVHIVQGEREMVADSRSLARFELRGIPPMVAGAARIRVTFQVDADGLLNVSAREETTGVQSSVTVKPSFGLSDEQITDMLQSSFTNAADDKNARQLAEQRLDAQQLLEGLEAAIAADAAELLSEAECRALHERMDALREQVAGTDVAEIRKLTEELGRASEAFAARRMDKSIKQALAGVSLEELDEEESS; this is encoded by the coding sequence ATGGCGCTGTTACAGATAGCAGAACCCGGCCAGTCGCCGGTACCGCACCAGACTCGGCGCGCTGTCGGCATCGACCTGGGGACTACCAATTCCCTGGTCGCAACCGTGCGCGGTGGTCGCGCTGAAGCCCTGCCTGATCACGATGGCGCCGTTATGCTGCCGTCGGTGGTGAACTATTCATCCGCGCTGCCCGTGGTGGGTGTGCCTGCCCAGGCGCTGGCCAGCGCGCATCCGGCGGATACACTGGTGTCGGTAAAGCGTTTTATGGGGCGCGGGCGCGATGAAGCGCAGGCGGATGCCGAGCGCTCCCATTACCAGCTGGCTGAAAGCGATGAAGGCATGGTGCGCTTTGTCACGACCGCCGGTGAAATTTCACCCGTACAGGCCTCCTCCGAAATACTGAATTCCCTGCGTCTGCGCGCCGAGGAAACACTCGGTGGCACCATTGAAGGCGCCGTGATTACTGTCCCTGCCTACTTTGATGAGCCCCAGCGTCATGCGACCAAAGACGCGGCCACGCTGGCCGGCCTGCCCGTATTGCGCCTGCTCAACGAACCTACTGCGGCGGCGGTGGCCTATGGCCTCGACTCCCAGGAAGAGGGCGTTATTGCCGTTTACGACCTCGGCGGCGGCACCTTTGATATTTCCATTCTGCGCCTGCATCGCGGCGTATTCGAAGTACTGGCTACCGGCGGCGATACCGCCCTCGGCGGCGATGATTTCGATGCGGCTATCGCCGGGTGGGCGCTGGAGCAGGCCGGTATCGAGACGATTGAGGCGGGTCAACATCGCGCGCTGTTCAGTCTGTCACGCGCGGCCAAGGAGCAGCTTTCCGAGCGTGAATCCGTTGAATTGGCGCTCGCAGATATTGTGCCGGGTGCCCCGACACTGACCCTGGATCGCACCGCGTTTGAGGCCCTGGTCCAACCCCTGGTAAAGCGCACGCTGCGCGCGTGTCGCCGCTGCCTGCGCGATGCCGAGGTTGATGAGGTTGCCAATGTCGTCATGGTGGGGGGGTCTACCCGTGTACCCATGGTGCGCGAAGCGGTCGGTGAGTTCTTTACCCGTGAACCGCTGATCGATATCGATCCCGACAAGGTCGTGGCTGTTGGCGCTGCGATTCAGGCGGACATTCTCGCCGGCAATCGCCCCGAGGGTGACCTGTTGTTGCTGGATGTTCTGCCGCTGTCGCTGGGCCTGGAGACCATGGGTGGCCTGGTAGAAAAGATCATTCCGCGCAATACCACGATCCCGGTGACCCGCGCCCAGGATTTCACCACTTACAAGGATGGTCAGACCGCCCTGGCCGTGCACATTGTGCAGGGCGAGCGGGAAATGGTCGCCGATTCGCGCTCACTGGCGCGCTTTGAGTTGCGCGGCATTCCGCCCATGGTGGCCGGTGCTGCCCGTATCCGGGTGACCTTCCAAGTGGATGCCGACGGCCTGCTCAATGTCTCTGCCCGGGAGGAAACCACCGGTGTGCAGAGCAGCGTTACCGTGAAGCCGTCCTTCGGCCTCAGCGACGAGCAAATTACCGATATGCTGCAATCGTCCTTTACCAATGCCGCCGACGACAAGAACGCCCGGCAGCTGGCCGAGCAGCGTCTCGATGCTCAGCAGTTGCTGGAAGGTTTGGAAGCCGCTATCGCCGCAGACGCTGCCGAACTGTTGAGTGAAGCGGAATGCCGGGCACTGCACGAGCGTATGGACGCGCTGCGAGAGCAGGTAGCTGGCACCGATGTCGCCGAAATTCGAAAACTGACAGAAGAACTGGGTCGGGCCAGCGAAGCCTTTGCTGCCCGTCGTATGGACAAGAGCATTAAACAGGCCCTGGCGGGAGTCAGCCTGGAAGAGCTCGACGAGGAGGAATCGTCATGA
- the hscB gene encoding Fe-S protein assembly co-chaperone HscB, with protein sequence MSSPDFSQNYFQLFELPVQFELDTSALGTRYRQLQQELHPDRFATAGEHEQRVAVQYSAFVNEAHAALKAPLPRALYLLELAGMSQEQVSRQQVDGGFLMEQMELREKLESMHDLVDPDTVLDHLLEEIAGDIKMHRAEFKAAYEQSDLPAAASACVKMQYLEKLQLEAEQIEADLMDS encoded by the coding sequence ATGAGCTCTCCCGACTTTTCTCAGAACTATTTCCAGCTGTTTGAACTGCCTGTGCAGTTCGAGCTGGATACGTCTGCGCTGGGTACTCGCTACCGGCAGTTGCAGCAGGAGCTGCACCCGGATCGCTTTGCGACCGCCGGCGAGCACGAACAGCGTGTTGCCGTGCAGTACTCCGCCTTTGTCAACGAGGCGCACGCCGCGTTGAAAGCGCCGCTGCCCCGGGCGCTATATCTGCTCGAGCTCGCCGGTATGAGCCAGGAGCAGGTGAGCCGCCAGCAGGTTGACGGCGGATTTTTGATGGAGCAGATGGAGCTGCGCGAAAAGCTCGAATCCATGCACGATCTGGTAGATCCCGACACTGTGCTCGATCATCTGCTGGAAGAGATTGCGGGCGACATCAAAATGCACCGGGCGGAATTCAAAGCCGCCTATGAACAATCAGATCTGCCGGCCGCCGCCAGTGCCTGCGTGAAGATGCAGTATCTCGAGAAGCTGCAGCTTGAGGCCGAGCAGATCGAAGCCGACTTAATGGATAGTTAA
- the iscA gene encoding iron-sulfur cluster assembly protein IscA gives MGVSVTASAAEHIAAQLDGRGRGLGIRLGVTTSGCSGMAYVLEFVDEQAPEDEVFEDHGVKVFIDPKSLTYLEGTELDFVKEGLNEGLQFKNPNVSAECGCGESFTV, from the coding sequence ATGGGTGTTTCTGTCACTGCCTCCGCTGCTGAGCATATTGCTGCGCAGCTCGATGGTCGCGGCCGAGGTCTCGGTATTCGCCTGGGAGTGACGACATCCGGCTGTTCCGGCATGGCCTACGTGCTGGAGTTTGTCGATGAGCAGGCACCGGAAGACGAGGTGTTTGAAGATCATGGCGTCAAGGTGTTTATCGACCCCAAGAGCCTGACTTACCTCGAGGGTACCGAGCTGGACTTCGTCAAAGAGGGTCTCAATGAGGGCCTGCAGTTCAAGAACCCGAATGTCTCCGCCGAGTGCGGCTGCGGCGAGAGCTTTACCGTATAA
- the iscU gene encoding Fe-S cluster assembly scaffold IscU, with product MAYSDKVLDHYENPRNVGKLDASDESVGTGMVGAPACGDVMRLQIKVDDNGVIEDAKFKTYGCGSAIASSSLLTEWVKGKNLDEAEQIKNTEIAEELALPPVKIHCSVLAEDAIKAAVKDLREKRGDS from the coding sequence ATGGCATATAGCGACAAAGTACTGGATCACTACGAGAATCCCCGCAATGTCGGCAAGCTGGACGCAAGCGACGAAAGCGTTGGCACCGGCATGGTTGGCGCTCCGGCCTGCGGCGACGTCATGCGCCTGCAGATCAAGGTAGACGACAACGGTGTGATCGAAGACGCCAAGTTCAAAACCTACGGCTGTGGCAGCGCCATCGCCTCCAGCTCGCTGCTCACTGAGTGGGTGAAGGGCAAGAACCTGGATGAAGCCGAGCAGATCAAGAACACCGAGATCGCTGAAGAACTGGCCCTGCCGCCCGTGAAGATCCACTGCAGCGTACTCGCTGAAGATGCGATCAAGGCAGCCGTTAAGGACCTGCGCGAAAAGCGGGGTGACAGCTAA
- a CDS encoding IscS subfamily cysteine desulfurase has product MQKPIYFDYLATTPCDPRVVEKMVHCLSVEGNFGNPASRSHLYGWKAEEAVENARRQVADLIDADPREIVWTSGATESDNLAIKGVAHFYGKKGKHIITSKIEHKAVLDTCRQLEREGFEVTYLDPDANGLITPEAVAAALREDTILVSIMHANNEIGTVNDIAGIGEVTRNAGVLFHVDAAQGAGKIAIDLKEMKVDLLSMSGHKMYGPKGIGALYVRRKPRVRLESQMHGGGHERGMRSGTLATHQIVGMGEAAHIAKEEMASEAEKVNALRQRFWDGIKDIEEVHVNGDMDQRLPGAINVSIAFVEGESLIMSLKDLAISSGSACTSASLEPSYVLRALGLNDELAHSSLRFSFGRFTTEEDVDVAIEQLRGAVGKLRELSPLWDMYKDGIDLDTIEWAAH; this is encoded by the coding sequence ATGCAGAAACCGATTTACTTTGACTATCTGGCCACCACCCCCTGCGACCCTCGGGTTGTAGAGAAAATGGTCCACTGCCTGTCGGTGGAGGGTAACTTCGGTAACCCGGCATCCCGCTCCCACCTGTACGGTTGGAAGGCGGAAGAAGCCGTTGAGAATGCCCGTCGCCAGGTGGCTGATCTGATTGATGCCGACCCTCGCGAAATCGTCTGGACGTCGGGTGCCACCGAGTCCGACAACCTTGCCATCAAGGGCGTCGCCCACTTCTACGGCAAGAAAGGCAAGCACATCATCACCTCCAAGATCGAGCACAAAGCGGTGCTGGATACCTGCCGTCAACTCGAGCGCGAAGGCTTTGAGGTAACTTACCTCGACCCGGACGCCAACGGCCTGATTACCCCGGAGGCGGTGGCTGCGGCGCTGCGCGAAGACACTATTTTGGTCAGCATCATGCACGCCAACAACGAGATTGGCACCGTGAACGATATCGCCGGCATCGGCGAAGTCACCCGCAATGCCGGCGTGCTGTTCCATGTGGATGCAGCCCAGGGCGCGGGCAAAATCGCCATCGACCTGAAAGAAATGAAAGTGGACCTGCTGTCCATGTCAGGCCACAAAATGTATGGCCCTAAGGGTATTGGCGCACTGTACGTTCGTCGCAAGCCCCGCGTGCGTCTGGAATCGCAAATGCACGGTGGCGGTCATGAGCGCGGTATGCGCTCCGGCACCCTGGCCACTCACCAGATCGTGGGCATGGGCGAAGCCGCCCACATCGCCAAAGAAGAAATGGCGAGCGAAGCGGAGAAGGTTAACGCCCTGCGCCAGCGTTTCTGGGACGGCATCAAGGATATTGAAGAGGTTCACGTCAACGGTGATATGGACCAGCGCCTGCCCGGTGCGATTAACGTCAGCATCGCTTTCGTGGAAGGCGAATCCCTGATCATGTCGCTGAAGGATCTGGCTATTTCCTCAGGTTCCGCCTGTACCTCGGCGAGCCTGGAACCTTCCTACGTGCTGCGGGCACTGGGTCTGAATGACGAGCTGGCTCACAGCTCACTACGTTTCAGCTTCGGCCGCTTCACCACGGAAGAAGATGTAGACGTGGCAATCGAACAACTGCGCGGCGCCGTCGGCAAACTGCGCGAACTGTCCCCGCTCTGGGACATGTACAAAGACGGCATCGACCTGGACACAATTGAATGGGCCGCGCACTAG
- the iscR gene encoding Fe-S cluster assembly transcriptional regulator IscR — translation MRLTTKGRYAVTAMLDLALHGSKGPVSLADISGRQDISLSYLEQLFAKLRRNELVTSVRGPGGGYRLSRERDEIFVAQIVDAVNETVDATGCAGKGHCQQGEVCLTHHLWEDLSKQIHGFLSDISLAQLMEKREVKTISARQDARQDRVETLALSEI, via the coding sequence ATGCGTCTTACAACCAAAGGGCGTTATGCCGTAACCGCGATGCTGGATCTGGCGCTGCATGGCAGCAAGGGTCCGGTAAGTCTCGCGGACATCTCAGGACGACAGGATATTTCGCTGTCCTACCTGGAGCAGCTGTTCGCGAAATTGCGTCGCAATGAGCTGGTGACCAGCGTGCGCGGCCCTGGCGGCGGTTACCGGTTGAGCCGCGAGCGCGATGAGATTTTCGTCGCCCAGATCGTTGATGCGGTCAACGAAACCGTCGATGCTACGGGCTGTGCCGGCAAAGGGCATTGCCAACAGGGCGAAGTGTGCCTCACCCACCACCTGTGGGAAGACCTCAGCAAGCAGATTCACGGCTTCCTGAGTGACATCAGCCTGGCCCAGCTGATGGAAAAGCGAGAAGTGAAGACAATTTCCGCGCGTCAGGACGCGCGTCAAGATCGGGTAGAGACCCTGGCGCTCAGCGAGATCTGA
- a CDS encoding RNA methyltransferase — protein sequence MNLDNIRIVLVNTNTPGNIGGVARAMKNMGLHRLYLVEPRQYPHEEATWRAASAGDVLDGAVVTETLDEAIADCQFVVGTSARGRRIPWPLLDPRKCAERIDGIADDQQVAILFGREDRGLKNEELQACNLHLNIPTSEDYSSLNLAMAVQVVCYELRMLLAADSVPATEDAEWDAPFTTREQMELFYEHLEQTLIDVEFLNPTAPRQLMARLRRLYSRVRLDEMELNILRGILTETQKRIGKR from the coding sequence ATGAATCTCGACAACATTCGCATCGTGCTGGTAAACACCAACACGCCGGGCAATATCGGCGGAGTGGCTCGCGCCATGAAAAACATGGGTCTGCACCGCCTGTATCTGGTGGAACCCAGGCAGTATCCGCACGAGGAGGCCACCTGGCGTGCCGCTTCTGCGGGTGATGTGCTCGATGGTGCCGTAGTGACCGAGACCCTGGATGAAGCTATTGCCGATTGCCAGTTTGTCGTGGGCACAAGCGCCCGGGGCCGCCGTATCCCCTGGCCGCTGCTTGATCCACGTAAATGTGCCGAGCGTATCGACGGTATTGCGGACGATCAGCAGGTGGCGATTCTGTTCGGGCGTGAAGACCGCGGCCTCAAGAATGAGGAGTTGCAGGCCTGTAACCTGCACCTGAATATCCCGACCTCGGAGGATTACAGCTCACTCAATCTGGCCATGGCGGTGCAGGTGGTGTGTTACGAGCTACGGATGCTGCTGGCGGCGGACAGTGTGCCAGCCACGGAAGACGCCGAGTGGGATGCCCCCTTTACCACTCGCGAGCAGATGGAGCTATTTTACGAGCACCTGGAGCAAACCCTGATCGATGTGGAATTCCTCAATCCGACGGCCCCGCGCCAGCTGATGGCCCGCCTGCGCAGACTCTACAGCCGGGTGCGTCTGGATGAGATGGAATTGAACATTCTGCGGGGCATTCTGACCGAAACCCAGAAGCGGATTGGCAAGCGCTAG
- a CDS encoding inositol monophosphatase family protein, whose translation MEPMVNIALRAARKAGENIVRASDDLDRIDVVSKGTNDFVSEVDVNAEQEIRYHLKKAYPDHAILGEEGGLDGDADAEYTWIIDPLDGTTNFARGIPHFAISIACLHKGKLEHAVVLNPVLREEFTASRGRGASLNGRRIRVTKRNSLDGALLGTGIPFKGHCDDKLGAYAKSVEVLAGQCAGIRRAGSAALDLAYVASGRFDAFWEVGLAKWDIAAGALLVKEAGGLVGDFNGSENYLESGNIVAGNPKCFKAVLQATKPLLG comes from the coding sequence ATGGAACCAATGGTCAACATTGCGCTGCGAGCCGCCCGTAAAGCCGGCGAAAACATCGTGCGCGCCTCCGATGATCTGGATCGTATCGACGTGGTGTCCAAGGGTACTAACGACTTTGTCAGCGAAGTGGACGTTAACGCCGAGCAGGAAATTCGGTACCACCTGAAGAAGGCCTACCCGGATCACGCGATTCTGGGTGAAGAAGGCGGCCTGGACGGCGACGCCGACGCGGAATACACCTGGATCATCGACCCTCTCGATGGCACCACCAACTTCGCACGCGGCATCCCCCACTTTGCGATCTCCATTGCCTGCCTGCATAAGGGCAAGCTGGAACACGCGGTTGTACTCAACCCGGTACTGCGCGAGGAATTCACTGCCTCACGCGGCCGTGGCGCCTCTCTCAACGGCCGCCGTATCCGCGTCACCAAGCGCAACTCTCTGGACGGCGCCCTGCTGGGCACGGGCATCCCCTTCAAGGGACACTGCGACGACAAGCTTGGCGCCTACGCCAAGTCAGTGGAAGTACTGGCAGGCCAGTGCGCAGGCATCCGCCGCGCGGGCTCTGCGGCGCTGGACCTGGCCTATGTGGCTTCGGGACGCTTCGACGCGTTCTGGGAAGTGGGCCTGGCCAAGTGGGATATCGCGGCGGGCGCCCTGCTGGTGAAGGAAGCTGGCGGCCTAGTTGGCGACTTTAATGGCTCGGAGAACTATCTGGAGTCTGGCAATATTGTTGCCGGCAATCCTAAGTGCTTTAAGGCGGTTCTGCAGGCTACTAAACCGCTGCTTGGCTAG
- the secF gene encoding protein translocase subunit SecF, producing the protein MKVINFMGQRKLAILFSIALLVTAIGSLATKQLNWGLDFTGGTLVEVHYSETADLTAIRNTLETQGFAGAVVVSFGTDKDVLIRLPQGYSDKQGAELLGKLQAAYDGTVELRRIEFVGPQVGDELREQGGLAMLLALGLVMLYIAFRFQFKFAVGAVVALVHDVLIVLGFFSVMGMEFDLTVLAALLAVIGYSLNDTIVVSDRIRENFRKLRKADSEEIINISLTETLGRTLVTSLTTMMVLMALALFGGEMIHAFAIALLVGVAIGTYSSIYVAANTLLIMGVSKEDLMIPIKEGSEQEDLMP; encoded by the coding sequence ATGAAGGTCATTAATTTCATGGGCCAGCGCAAACTGGCCATCCTGTTCTCCATCGCACTGCTGGTCACGGCCATTGGTTCACTGGCCACCAAGCAGCTTAACTGGGGCCTGGATTTCACTGGCGGAACGCTGGTAGAAGTGCATTACTCCGAAACCGCAGACCTCACTGCCATCCGCAACACCCTGGAAACGCAAGGGTTCGCCGGCGCGGTGGTAGTCAGCTTCGGCACCGACAAAGACGTGCTCATCCGCCTGCCACAGGGCTATTCGGATAAGCAGGGCGCCGAACTGCTCGGCAAACTGCAGGCGGCCTACGACGGCACGGTTGAGCTGCGCCGCATCGAGTTTGTGGGCCCGCAGGTAGGTGACGAACTCCGCGAGCAGGGTGGCCTGGCTATGCTGTTGGCTCTGGGCCTTGTCATGCTCTACATCGCCTTCCGCTTCCAGTTCAAATTTGCTGTCGGCGCGGTAGTGGCTCTGGTTCACGACGTACTAATCGTGCTGGGCTTCTTCTCGGTCATGGGCATGGAGTTCGACCTCACAGTACTGGCGGCATTGCTGGCGGTAATCGGTTACTCCCTGAACGACACCATTGTTGTCTCCGACCGCATTCGCGAGAACTTCCGCAAGCTGCGCAAGGCGGATTCGGAAGAGATCATCAATATCTCCCTCACCGAAACCCTGGGCCGTACCTTGGTGACCTCGTTGACCACCATGATGGTGCTGATGGCCCTGGCGCTGTTCGGCGGTGAAATGATTCACGCCTTTGCCATTGCCCTGCTGGTGGGTGTGGCCATCGGTACCTACTCATCTATCTATGTGGCGGCGAACACGCTGTTGATCATGGGTGTGAGTAAAGAAGACCTGATGATTCCCATCAAGGAAGGTTCAGAGCAAGAAGATCTGATGCCCTGA
- the secD gene encoding protein translocase subunit SecD has product MLNKYPLWKYLLVLFVVGLGLVYAAPNLYKPDPALQITGESSAQLMDEDIMGRALTALDEAGIEHFGELIDPKGRNGLVRLRDAEEQLVAQARVSRVLGDGFIVALNLAPTTPQWLSDIGAQPVKLGLDLRGGVHFKLEVDVDAAIERRMEYYLNATKRALREDRIRGYVNLDQQGRLETKFKSESLREQARAVIAENHPELVLDRVDEEGSWNLYANMTEASRKEIADYAVSQNLTTLRNRVNELGVSEPLVQRQGQNRIVVELAGIQDTAEAKRILGKVANLEFRMVARLEAPAADKQRFEYRSADRAGMSEWLERDVILTGERVSNAQASFDQNGMPNVQISLDNEGGTAMSRATRNNIKRRMGVLFIERKYRTRYEMQEDGTEIAIKTPYDEKKLLTAPVIQSALGAQFQITGLDSPMEAAELALMLRAGALAAPISFVEERTVGPSLGAENIRLGVKSVQIGLALVVVFMILYYRVFGVAAVIALSANLVLLIAFMSIIGATLTLPGIAGIVLTVGMAVDANVLIFSRIREELRNGLSPQMAIHAGYERAVSTILDANITTLIVAVILYAVGTGPVKGFAVTLSVGIVTSMFTAIMGTRAITNLIYGGRRVEKLSIGGGV; this is encoded by the coding sequence ATGCTGAATAAATATCCCCTGTGGAAATACCTGTTGGTACTGTTCGTGGTCGGTTTAGGCCTCGTATACGCAGCCCCCAACCTCTACAAGCCCGACCCTGCGCTGCAGATTACCGGCGAGAGCAGTGCCCAATTGATGGATGAAGACATCATGGGGCGCGCACTCACGGCTCTGGATGAAGCCGGTATCGAGCATTTTGGCGAGTTGATTGATCCCAAGGGGCGCAACGGTCTGGTTCGGCTGCGCGACGCCGAGGAGCAGCTCGTGGCTCAGGCCCGGGTTTCACGGGTATTGGGCGATGGCTTTATTGTCGCGTTGAACCTGGCCCCAACCACGCCGCAGTGGCTCAGCGATATCGGCGCGCAGCCGGTCAAGCTCGGCCTCGACCTGCGTGGTGGCGTGCACTTCAAGCTCGAAGTGGATGTCGATGCCGCGATCGAGCGGCGCATGGAGTACTACCTCAACGCCACCAAACGCGCTCTGCGTGAAGACCGCATCCGCGGCTACGTGAACCTCGATCAGCAGGGCCGCCTGGAAACCAAATTCAAGAGCGAGAGCCTGCGTGAACAGGCCCGCGCCGTCATCGCCGAAAACCACCCCGAGCTGGTGCTGGACCGGGTTGATGAAGAGGGCAGCTGGAATCTCTACGCCAATATGACCGAGGCCTCGCGCAAGGAAATTGCCGATTATGCGGTCAGCCAGAACCTCACCACCCTGCGCAATCGTGTGAACGAGCTGGGTGTATCCGAGCCGCTGGTACAGCGCCAGGGCCAGAACCGCATTGTGGTTGAGTTGGCGGGTATTCAGGACACCGCCGAAGCCAAGCGTATTCTCGGCAAGGTGGCCAACCTGGAATTCCGCATGGTGGCGCGTCTGGAAGCGCCGGCAGCTGACAAGCAGCGGTTTGAATATCGCAGCGCCGATCGCGCCGGTATGAGCGAATGGCTGGAGCGCGACGTAATTCTCACCGGCGAGCGGGTTAGCAATGCCCAGGCCAGCTTTGACCAGAACGGCATGCCCAACGTGCAGATCAGCCTCGACAACGAGGGCGGCACGGCCATGTCACGGGCCACGCGCAACAATATCAAGCGTCGCATGGGCGTCCTGTTTATCGAGCGCAAGTACCGCACTCGTTATGAGATGCAGGAAGACGGCACCGAAATTGCCATCAAAACCCCCTATGATGAAAAGAAACTGCTGACCGCTCCGGTTATTCAGAGCGCCCTGGGTGCCCAGTTCCAGATCACAGGCCTGGACAGCCCCATGGAAGCGGCCGAACTGGCCCTGATGCTGCGCGCCGGTGCACTGGCGGCCCCTATTTCATTTGTTGAAGAGCGTACCGTTGGCCCCTCACTGGGTGCCGAGAACATTCGCCTGGGCGTGAAGTCAGTGCAGATTGGTCTCGCCCTGGTCGTGGTGTTCATGATCCTCTACTACCGTGTATTCGGCGTGGCGGCGGTCATTGCCCTGTCTGCGAACCTGGTGCTGCTCATCGCCTTTATGTCCATTATTGGAGCCACCCTCACACTGCCGGGTATTGCCGGTATCGTGCTGACGGTTGGTATGGCGGTGGACGCCAACGTGCTCATATTCTCGCGAATACGCGAGGAGCTCAGAAATGGGCTATCGCCACAAATGGCCATTCATGCCGGTTACGAGCGTGCCGTCTCCACCATTCTTGACGCCAATATCACCACCCTGATTGTTGCCGTCATTCTGTACGCCGTGGGCACCGGCCCTGTGAAAGGCTTTGCGGTGACCCTGTCTGTGGGTATTGTGACCTCCATGTTCACTGCGATCATGGGTACGCGCGCCATTACCAACCTGATTTACGGCGGCCGCCGTGTCGAGAAGCTGTCCATCGGGGGAGGCGTATAA